A stretch of Henckelia pumila isolate YLH828 chromosome 4, ASM3356847v2, whole genome shotgun sequence DNA encodes these proteins:
- the LOC140861426 gene encoding uncharacterized protein has product MDLMSHVFQPYLDKFVIIFIDDILIYSKDKVEHSQHLRTVLEVLRERKLFAKFDKCEFWLERVAFLGHIISESGVEVDPSKVQAVKECYHPGKANVVADPLSRKTAVIASLMVSRPLQDEIQRFGLEFYVEGRSPKLSALTVQTTLFDRIRIAQAVDEQLERWRQRAEEKDSGLYSVVDGIVRFRGQIWVPACDYLRVTIMAEAHTSSYSINPGSTKMYRDLQQLYWCSGMKRDIALFVSECLTCQQVKEEHQRPAGLLKPLPISIGNGRILPWTSLLAFQGQ; this is encoded by the exons atggatcttatgagcCACGTGTTCCAGCcatacttggacaagtttgtcattattttcattgatgatatcctcaTTTACTCAAAAGATAAAGTAGAGCATTCGCAACATTTGAGGACAGTTCTAGAAGTACTTCGAGAGCGAAAGTTATTTGCTAAGTTCGACAAATGTGAGTTCTGGCTGGAGAGAGTAGCATTCTTGGGCCATATCATTTCCGAGAGCGGTGTTGAGGTAGACCCCTCCAAAGTTCAAGCAGTTAAGGAGTG TTACCATCCGGGCAAGGCTAATGTCGTTGCCGATCCATTGAGTAGAAAGACAGCAGTGATTGCTTCTTTGATGgtgtctagaccgttgcaggatgagattcagagatttggactaGAGTTCTATGTCGAGGGAAGATCTCCCAAATTGTCAGCTTTGACAGTGCAGACTACATTATTTGACCGTATCAGAATTGCTCAAGCAGTTGACGAGCAGTTGGAAAGGTGGAGACAGAGAGCTGAGGAGAAAGACAGTGGTTTGTATTCagtggtagatgggattgtgaggttTAGAGGTCAAATTTGGGTGCCCGCATGTGATTatctgcgagttactatcatggcagaggcacatacaTCATCGTACTCTATTAACccaggaagtacgaagatgtatcgggacCTTCAGCAGTTATATTGGTGTTCGGGCATGAAGCGTGATATAGCCCTCtttgtatcagagtgcttgacatgccagcaggtcaaaGAAGAACATCAGAGACCTGCGGGATTGCTTAAGCCACTCCCTATTTCgattggaaatgggagaatattgcCATGGACTTCGTTGTTGGCTTTCCAAGGACAGTGA